TGTTCGCAATCGTATCGTTGATGCCGGTTCTGCCCGCCCTCGGCGTTTCGGCAGCGCTTCCGTTCGGAGCATTCGCATGTTTGCTCGTTGCGAACAAGCGCAGAAACGAACCGTCGGAGTTGCCTTCGGGCGAAGCTGACTCCCGTGGCACGCAGGGCTGTAGAGCCGTTGGGATGTCTGTTGATTCCGAACGAAACGATATATCGCTCAAAGCGGGACGTGCAGCCGGGTTGAAGAGTTTGCTTCCAGGAATTCCTTGGAAGCTCGTCGTGGCGATTGCGCTTGCGTACTTCAGTTACGGTGCAACGAGAATCGGCGGCGTCATGGGTGGCCTCGCGGCATCCGACGCGGGCCATGTCGCTGTGGCGGGGGTTCCGGCCCTCGGCTGCCTCGTTGCCATCGCGCTCGCGTTTTTCTTCTACCGCAAGAACGCCCTGATTGCGTTTTACATTGCGTTTCCCCTTATGGCGCTCGCGTCGCTCTTGCCTTCGGGCATCGACCCACTTGGGGGAAGCACGACGTTCTGCGTTGCGCTTGTGGGTGCAGAGCTGGTGAAATACCTCGTATGGTTTCTTATGATTGACACCATTATAAAGGATGGCGTTTCCGCGCTTTTGTGTCTTGCCCTCATGCGCTTCGCGCAATGGTTGGGAAGCTGCCTCGGGCAAGTCGCCGCCGATGCGCTTCCGACGCAGGAGGCGCTTACAATCGCTATCCTCGTTTCTCTCATGGCGGCGCTGCTCGTGATCATGGGTTCGCCATTTTCGGGCAAAGGGTTTGCGGGCGCTCGCACGGGCGGCGGGAGCGATCTCGGCTTCAGAGTTGCCGAGGTGTCCCGGAGCTTCGGTCTCTCCCCCCGCGAAGAAGAAGTCCTTTCCATATGGGCGACGGGGCATTCCGGGGCGTATATCGAAAAGAAACTCTTCATATCGAAGAGTACGGTGAAAACCCACCTCAACCACATCTACGCCAAAACGGGAACCGGCAATCGCGAAGAGCTGCTTGAGTTGCTCGATTCATTCGAGAAGTGATGCGTTGTGGGTGCAGGTATTGCGCCGCGAACGCCCGCGCCACCAATGGACGGCGCGGGCGTTCGGCCTTACGAAACCTGATGCCGTTTGAAGGTTCGGGCGGCCAAGGGAACGCAAACAAGCACGACGAGCAGGTACAGGAGAATCGTTGCAGACTGCAGATCGAGAACCGCCGGCCCGAGGGGATACGATGCGAGCTGCAAGAACAATGTGGTAAAGTCGATGCTGTTCATGGGCATAAAGTAGAGGATATGGTTCACGATTCCCGACGGTGTTCTCGGGATGAAGCTCGGTATGATGACGAGCGCTGCGATGATTGCGAAGATGGACAGCACGGATTTGAGCTTCGCCGAAAGGAGCAGTGTGAATGCCGTGATGCCCAGCACGATGCAGTACGTTATGCCGAAGCATACGCCTACGGCCTGAGCCATCGTCACGTCGTATGGTACGGTAAGCGAGGTCAGCTGAATCGGCAGGTCCGCTCCGTCGGTGCCATAGCACAGAAGCGGTATGCCCAGTGCGATAACGGCGCTGAGCGCGAACACCCCAGTTGCGAAGGCGAATGCGGCGATAATCTTGGCACCGACGAGCTTGCTCTTGCCATAGCGTGTTGCGAGGATCACCGAATCGGTCTTATCGCGATATTCCGCTGCGAATACCGGGGTGACTCCGATGCCGACGGCGATAATGCAGAAGAACAGAAAGCCGGTGCACGCGAGAATCTGCTCCCATCCTTTTGCGTAACCGTATTCGAGCGGTGCGGATACGGCCGAGGCTTTTTCGATCCAATAGGCGCGCTCGGCCTCGCTATACGTCCATGTACCGTTCATTCCTTCGTCTAACACCGCACTCAGTTTGGCGGCCTTCATCCCATACAGGTCGACGGTATCCGAAGTGTCGATGCGCGGGGCGACGGCGCTCGGTAGCTCGAACCCGACCATCCACGGCGACAGCACGAGGTACAGGCACGGGCCATGGGTGTTTTCGTATTCGAGGTACTCGCTCATAAGCTCGTCCGACTGCTCGATCTCCTCTTTGAGCTTCCCGTTCTCAAAGAAGCTCTGGTAACCGCGGATCATCGCTGTTGCATCTTCGTCGGTCACCGGCCCTGCGTGGAGCTGCTCGATGTCCTTCGTCTGGGCGATCGCCGCAAGCCCCGTAACGGGATTGCCCTCGTTGTCGACAGCCGATTGCTGGATGACGTTGAGGGAGAAAATAAGAACCATGTACGCGAGCAGCACGAGCACCGATACGAGGGTGACTTTGCGTGCGAGTATCTTCTTCAGCTCGAAACCGATGAGATCACGCATCGCGTCCTCCTTTCGCTTCCGGCTGAGGATCACCCTGTAGGGCGCTCTTCCGCTTTGGCAGCGGGGAACCGTAGTCTATCTGGTCGCTGAACAGGTACAAGTACAAATCTTCGAGGGTGGGCAGAAGCGGTCGGGCGTCGTTTGTCGGCGGCAGATCCGAAACGATGCGCAGCACGGCAAGGCCGTCGGAGTCGTAATGGATGTTCCCGATGGTGTACTTGGTTGCCATCGAATCCGCTCCGCGCGGATCGGTTCGACATTCCCACACCTTGCCCTCGATTTGCCGTACGACCTCTTCGGGGGATCCGGAGTGCATGATGGCCCCGCTTTTCATGAGGAATATGTCGTCGGCTATGTATTCGACATCCGAGACGATGTGCGTCGAGAGGATGACGATCTTGTCTTGAGAGAAGCCCGAAATGAGGTTTCGGAAGCGCACGCGTTCTTTCGGATCGAGGCCGGCGGTCGGCTCGTCGAGCACAAGAACCTCCGGCTCGTTGATGACGGCCTGCGCGATGCCGAGCCGCTGTTTCATGCCTCCCGAAAACGTTTTGATCTTTGCTTTCGCCACGGATTCCAATCCGACGAGTTCGAGCAGTTCGAGCGAGCGGCGCTTTGCGTGCGCGCGATCGAATCCTTTGAGCGCTGCGAGGTAGAGCATGAAGTCGAGAGCGGAAAAATCGGGATAATATCCGAAATCCTGCGGAAGGTAGCCGAGCTTGTTCCGATAGACTTCGCCGAGCTTCGAGATATCCTGTCCGTCGTAAAGCACTTGTCCGGATGTCGGGCTGAGCACATCGCAGATCATGCGCATGAGCGTGGTTTTCCCGGCTCCGTTGGCTCCGAGCAGGCCGTACACGCCCGGTGAGAAGGTCACGCTTACGCGATCGACCGCGATGGCGCTGCCGAACTGCTTGGTAAGCCGGTCGAGTTTGAGTTCCATGAGGGTCTCCTATGAAGAACGAACGGATAGTGGCTTGAGGTGATCGAGTCCTGCCCCGACGCGCGTGAGGTACTCTTTCGCTTGCAGAAATGCTACTACGGCGACAATGCCGAACAGCGCCGCCCAGACTCCCGTCGACGCCATGAGATAGACTTTCGGCAGCGATTGCCATGCGGCAGATGCGGAAAGCGCGATAGCTAAGCCCAGCACGAGGGAAAGCTGCGTGCTCGTGCCGCGCTTGACGTGGTTCGCTATCCAAAAGCCGAGCGCGCAGGTGCCGAAATACGGTATGCAGGCGAACAGGAGTACCTCGACGGGCTGCATTCCCGACAAAGCGGGGACGGCGATCATCGCGCAGGTAAGCATGACGATGTCCGAAAGTCCGAGGATGATAAGGCGCGATAACGTGACGTGCCGACAATCGAACCGACAGGCGTACTCCAGTTCGGCAACGTTCTCATCGCTGCTCTTGAATAGTTCGGGTAATCCGACGACCACCGTCAAAGCACCGAAGGCGGCGACGATCGGCGAGCTCTCGAGTCCGCCGTTGGTCCAGGTGCAAGCGAGAAACATGAAAGCCAACAGTGCCGCTTGGGCGATCCATGTGCGCGCACCGATGAAGCGCACTTGTCCTTGGACGAAACGCGCAAAGGTCACGCCGTCGGCATGCGCATTTCGCGTGCGTGCGGTGCTCTCTGGTGTCGCCGCACGGCGAATTGCAGCCACCGTTGCGGCTTTCTTGTGGGGGTCGGGCTCGATGCGCGTCGCTTCGAAATGCGATTCGAGCTTTCGTTCAAGCTTACGGGTATCCATTTGCATCATTCTCGATTCTGTTCGGCATCTTCGATCCAGCGTTTAAGTGCTGCAAGCGCCTTTGCGAGTTTTCGAGATACGGCGAAGCGGGAAAGCCCGAGAAGGGCGGCTATCTCGATGATCGAAAGGCCTTGGTCGTACTTCAGGGCGATGATCTCCTTATCGGTTTCCGGAAGCCGTGAGATCATCTCGGCAAGCTCGAAGCCCTCGGATTCGACGTGCGGATCGGCGATGCGTTCGTCGAGTTCGACCGTGCCCGGCTTTTGCATGCGGTGGCGATCCGCACACAGGTTGCGGGCGATCGTGTACAGATACGCGAGGGGCTTGCCGCGTTCGGTATAACGCGATCCGCTGCGGAC
Above is a genomic segment from Raoultibacter phocaeensis containing:
- a CDS encoding ABC transporter ATP-binding protein; amino-acid sequence: MELKLDRLTKQFGSAIAVDRVSVTFSPGVYGLLGANGAGKTTLMRMICDVLSPTSGQVLYDGQDISKLGEVYRNKLGYLPQDFGYYPDFSALDFMLYLAALKGFDRAHAKRRSLELLELVGLESVAKAKIKTFSGGMKQRLGIAQAVINEPEVLVLDEPTAGLDPKERVRFRNLISGFSQDKIVILSTHIVSDVEYIADDIFLMKSGAIMHSGSPEEVVRQIEGKVWECRTDPRGADSMATKYTIGNIHYDSDGLAVLRIVSDLPPTNDARPLLPTLEDLYLYLFSDQIDYGSPLPKRKSALQGDPQPEAKGGRDA
- a CDS encoding ABC transporter permease — protein: MRDLIGFELKKILARKVTLVSVLVLLAYMVLIFSLNVIQQSAVDNEGNPVTGLAAIAQTKDIEQLHAGPVTDEDATAMIRGYQSFFENGKLKEEIEQSDELMSEYLEYENTHGPCLYLVLSPWMVGFELPSAVAPRIDTSDTVDLYGMKAAKLSAVLDEGMNGTWTYSEAERAYWIEKASAVSAPLEYGYAKGWEQILACTGFLFFCIIAVGIGVTPVFAAEYRDKTDSVILATRYGKSKLVGAKIIAAFAFATGVFALSAVIALGIPLLCYGTDGADLPIQLTSLTVPYDVTMAQAVGVCFGITYCIVLGITAFTLLLSAKLKSVLSIFAIIAALVIIPSFIPRTPSGIVNHILYFMPMNSIDFTTLFLQLASYPLGPAVLDLQSATILLYLLVVLVCVPLAARTFKRHQVS
- a CDS encoding helix-turn-helix domain-containing protein; translation: MSKSVLLDSAGLACYIAWSFVFWNGSLLFGGAHQGAFVGNLFVWQGAMTALTALLLVLSVGKTAPLQKRKALLGVFAVLSSVAVVATALVGYQSAPFEYMIAGFALSGIGSTLRLGWEERLTMQGVSRTALCAGLAYLFGFILFAIVSLMPVLPALGVSAALPFGAFACLLVANKRRNEPSELPSGEADSRGTQGCRAVGMSVDSERNDISLKAGRAAGLKSLLPGIPWKLVVAIALAYFSYGATRIGGVMGGLAASDAGHVAVAGVPALGCLVAIALAFFFYRKNALIAFYIAFPLMALASLLPSGIDPLGGSTTFCVALVGAELVKYLVWFLMIDTIIKDGVSALLCLALMRFAQWLGSCLGQVAADALPTQEALTIAILVSLMAALLVIMGSPFSGKGFAGARTGGGSDLGFRVAEVSRSFGLSPREEEVLSIWATGHSGAYIEKKLFISKSTVKTHLNHIYAKTGTGNREELLELLDSFEK
- a CDS encoding RNA polymerase sigma factor, which gives rise to MDQSDCGNTGSAEAARFAELHYDDVFRYCYRHIGSREDAQDLTQETFLRFVRSGSRYTERGKPLAYLYTIARNLCADRHRMQKPGTVELDERIADPHVESEGFELAEMISRLPETDKEIIALKYDQGLSIIEIAALLGLSRFAVSRKLAKALAALKRWIEDAEQNRE